The Rhododendron vialii isolate Sample 1 chromosome 5a, ASM3025357v1 genome contains a region encoding:
- the LOC131325403 gene encoding casein kinase 1-like protein 1 isoform X1 — translation MEPLIGRKFSLGRKIGSGSFGEIYRGTDTQTKEEVAIKLENAKTKHALLLYESRLYRVLQGGTGIPNMRWFGVEGDYNVLVMDLLGHSLEDLFNLCSRKFSLKTVLMLADQMINLVEFVHSKSFLHRDIKPDNFLMGLGRRAKQVYIIDFGLAKKYRDTKSHQHVPYRENKSLTGTPRYTSLNTHRGIEQSRRDDLESLGYVLMYFLRRSLPWQGVKAGTKEQKHEKIYARKVETIEVLCRGYPTEFASYFNYCRRLRFDDTPDYAYLKRLFRDLLNREGFQLDYAFDWTILEYQQSQIGATPSRALGPGAGRSSRQPPLVSNAQRQSGEEEGRLPGLSSVDHESALKGIESLHFDNKESDTFTNLIHILGNQMIKLFDS, via the exons GTACTGATACTCAGACAAAGGAAGAGGTTGCAATTAAGCTC GAAAATGCGAAGACAAAACACGCACTGTTGCTTTATGAATCAAGGCTGTACAGAGTTCTACAGGGAGGAA CTGGGATTCCGAACATGAGATGGTTTGGAGTCGAGGGAGATTATAATGTTCTAGTGATGGATTTGCTCGGACACAGTCTTGAAGATTTGTTCAATCTTTGCAGTAGGAAATTTTCTTTAAAGACCGTTCTTATGCTTGCAGATCAAATG ATCAACCTTGTGGAGTTTGTGCATTCTAAATCCTTTTTACATCGAGATATAAAGCCAGACAATTTTCTCATGGGCTTGGGAAGGCGCGCGAAACAG GTCTACATCATTGACTTCGGTCTGGCCAAGAAATACAGAGACACTAAATCCCACCAACATGTTCCATACAG AGAAAACAAAAGTTTGACTGGAACTCCAAGATACACAAGTCTGAACACTCACCGTGGCATTG AACAAAGCCGGAGGGATGATCTAGAATCGCTTGGATATGTCCTCATGTACTTCCTAAGAAGAAG TCTTCCTTGGCAGGGAGTGAAAGCAGGAACTAAGGAGCAGAAGCATGAGAAAATTTATGCAAGAAAGGTGGAAACCATTGAG GTTCTGTGCCGGGGTTATCCAACAGAGTTTGCATCATACTTCAACTATTGTCGCCGTCTGCGATTTGATGATACGCCAGATTATGCTTATTTGAAGAGATTATTCCGAGACCTCCTTAATCGCGAAG GATTCCAGTTGGATTATGCTTTCGATTGGACAATTTTGGAGTACCAGCAGTCACAGATTGGCGCTACTCCTTCCCGGGCTCTT GGCCCCGGCGCTGGAAGAAGCTCCCGACAGCCTCCTCTTGTCTCCAATGCTCAACGCCAGTCAG GTGAGGAAGAAGGGAGACTACCTGGTTTGTCCTCAGTGGACCATGAGTCCGCTCTCAAGGGTATCGAGAGCCTTCACTTTGACAACAAGGAGAGCGATACTTTCACAAATTTGATTCACATTCTGGGCAATCAGATGATCAAATTATTTGATTCATGA
- the LOC131325403 gene encoding casein kinase 1-like protein 1 isoform X3 encodes MEPLIGRKFSLGRKIGSGSFGEIYRGTDTQTKEEVAIKLENAKTKHALLLYESRLYRVLQGGTGIPNMRWFGVEGDYNVLVMDLLGHSLEDLFNLCSRKFSLKTVLMLADQMINLVEFVHSKSFLHRDIKPDNFLMGLGRRAKQVYIIDFGLAKKYRDTKSHQHVPYRENKSLTGTPRYTSLNTHRGIEQSRRDDLESLGYVLMYFLRRSLPWQGVKAGTKEQKHEKIYARKVETIEDSSWIMLSIGQFWSTSSHRLALLLPGLLAPALEEAPDSLLLSPMLNASQVRKKGDYLVCPQWTMSPLSRVSRAFTLTTRRAILSQI; translated from the exons GTACTGATACTCAGACAAAGGAAGAGGTTGCAATTAAGCTC GAAAATGCGAAGACAAAACACGCACTGTTGCTTTATGAATCAAGGCTGTACAGAGTTCTACAGGGAGGAA CTGGGATTCCGAACATGAGATGGTTTGGAGTCGAGGGAGATTATAATGTTCTAGTGATGGATTTGCTCGGACACAGTCTTGAAGATTTGTTCAATCTTTGCAGTAGGAAATTTTCTTTAAAGACCGTTCTTATGCTTGCAGATCAAATG ATCAACCTTGTGGAGTTTGTGCATTCTAAATCCTTTTTACATCGAGATATAAAGCCAGACAATTTTCTCATGGGCTTGGGAAGGCGCGCGAAACAG GTCTACATCATTGACTTCGGTCTGGCCAAGAAATACAGAGACACTAAATCCCACCAACATGTTCCATACAG AGAAAACAAAAGTTTGACTGGAACTCCAAGATACACAAGTCTGAACACTCACCGTGGCATTG AACAAAGCCGGAGGGATGATCTAGAATCGCTTGGATATGTCCTCATGTACTTCCTAAGAAGAAG TCTTCCTTGGCAGGGAGTGAAAGCAGGAACTAAGGAGCAGAAGCATGAGAAAATTTATGCAAGAAAGGTGGAAACCATTGAG GATTCCAGTTGGATTATGCTTTCGATTGGACAATTTTGGAGTACCAGCAGTCACAGATTGGCGCTACTCCTTCCCGGGCTCTT GGCCCCGGCGCTGGAAGAAGCTCCCGACAGCCTCCTCTTGTCTCCAATGCTCAACGCCAGTCAG GTGAGGAAGAAGGGAGACTACCTGGTTTGTCCTCAGTGGACCATGAGTCCGCTCTCAAGGGTATCGAGAGCCTTCACTTTGACAACAAGGAGAGCGATACTTTCACAAATTTGA